ctcaaacggcgttatatacacatatatatgtatgtatatgggatatgggaaaggttatggtgttatatacgcaccaccacctgatcagctggtatacgatgatgattttgcctacaatggccgatatgatatgatgggatgccctcagaggctgatgatgttatgaaacacgTACCTACGCACGACATgtcattcatacacatatgcatggcattaaaagaaatttatgatttacaaagtaattcagacttacaggttgagtcatgtactttatatgtcttccatgtctcttatgtatttatttatatgccttacatactcggtacattattcgtactgacatccctttgcctggggacgctgcgtttcatgcccgcaggtcccaatagacaggtcgagagccctccaagtaggctatcagctcagcagaagatgttggtacactccatttgcttcggagttgctcgtttgtttggtatggcgggactctgttccgacctttatggcatttatgtattcttagaggcttgtagacatgtgtcgtgtatataaaagattgtacggccttatcggcctatgttttgagtttataaatgattatgttggcctattaggcctgtatgtcacgtgtatatgatgatgtaataagaaaaatACGTCACGTTGCtactcggtcgagtaaggtaccgggtgcccgtcgcggcccatcggtttgggtcgtgacaaaagtggtatcagagcagttctatcctagggagtctacaaaccgtgtctagtagagtcttgtttatgggtgtgtcgtgcaccacacttataagcaggaggctacagggcatttaggattgtcactttttcttcttactctagatcgtgtggtagagctcccttataagaattcaaattttgaaattctattttattcgtaataagacgatacctacatcaggaaagaaggttggaaataGAGATAATTGTTGAAGAGCTGAGTCAggggaattggatttttgtatggtgcctatgataagtaaatgtgaggtcctttacagatcatgggtgtactgaaaggtgtaagcttcctgataagaggctttaaggaaagaatacatatccaccttaaAGGTGAAAgataatgagagattcagaagataaatacaagtttcaacaagcaaaagaagcaagatgaagaagagtacgaggcgcccaattaatgaagggaaacagtgtttataattcaggcagaggaatataagctttttgagttatattcaacagtaacagaggtatgtataattggtcaTACCCATCTCAATTATGCCATATGGGGGGCTAAcatgtgtagtttaagaaaaggacggaacatCAAGATCCAGcgggggttagagtaacccaaaatggtgaatggattgtttgtgttagttgacattgccgaaggatattgaaaatgtgctaatagatctccttgtgagacacctaaaTGGTGTACTccagaatattacaattagatgtgaatactagcatgaaaaaaaatcagaagataggcactgaaagcctggatgggataaatattaccttaatgtgactctcgtccctagtagataTAGGAAattgagcaacccgaagagccgataaatgaagcaaggagagctaaaagcgaaagaatgtcgtgttgaagttttcacaagaaaagggatatgcagaaatattagcagagtaatgaaaAGAGAGATAAGTATAATTCATAAGGTGCGATATATAGATAACGACggtaggaaaaaaaagaagaagaaatgacgGTATTAAGAGTCTAGTCAAGTGAatgaagagacgagaggtgatagGCCTTAGGACGACAAAAGGGTATAGGCCATGAAGTCATGTCCTCATTTTAAGAAGTAAGTttgtgactctaacgtgattaccaataggaaaagctagaccccagaataatagagatcagtatgggccggtgaacaagataaagtaaacatgaattaggaatttagtgatttgataatgggcgacatcatgagaatttcaaattTTGTGCcagcaataatagaatagacaacagaagaagattcatgagaaattcaaagaatgatcattcaggaagacgcttccctaaagcaagcaatgtgagcaaagttaagcttaagcgaCTGTATGTGCCAATTACACTAAatgtcaccatcgcgagtgaggaattttgttatccttggtacaaaaggattaccgcaagttgaGTAAGGGCTATTGATAATGGGAAAGGACACCAAAGATGAAGTGGAAAAACATTTGTAGGCAagtcgtcatagctccaagtcttagcactcccctaaagggggaatatgggaaaggttatggcgttatatatgcaccaccacctgatcagctggtatacgatgatgattttgcctacaatggccgatatgatatgatgggatgccctcagaggctgatgatgttatgaaacatgtacctacgCACGACATgtcattcatacacatatgcatggagttaaaagtaatttatgatttactaagtaattcagacttacaggttgagtcatgtactttatatgtcttccatgtctcttatgtatttatttatatgtcttacatactcggtacattattcgtattgacgtccctttgcctggggacactgcgtttcatgcccgcaggtcccaatagacaggtcgagagccctccaagtaggctatcagctcagcagaagatgttggtacactccatttgcttcggagttgctcatttgtttggtatggcgggactctgttctgacctttatggcatttatgtattcttagaggcttgtagacatgtgtcgtgtatataaaagattgtacggccttatcggcctatgttttgagtttataaatgattatgttggcctattaggcccatatgtcacgtgtatatgatgatgtaataagaaagatacgtcaCATTGCtactcggtcgagtaaggtaccgggtgctcgtcgcggcccatcggtttgggtcgtgacacgagGGACCCCTCTCGGGATATGGTTGTAAGGGGGGAGATCCCTTCTTTACCAATCTATCACCTCGTGGATGAGTCCTCTAATGGGTAAAAATATTCGTTGAGAAAAAAGAGGTGGATAGAGCTCGAAAAGAGCGTGGTCGTTGATACCGGCAAGAGTAGGACGGGTACATTGGAGACGGCACTGGTACCCATGTTTATGGACGATGCCATCTTGGTGGGGAGGTCTCCCCAAATAGAAGGGGTTTATCAATGAGAGGGGTCTGCGCGTTCCATTGAGGGTGGCGCATCATCCACTGCAGCGGGGGTTTAAGCCCAGAGGGCAATGGGTCAGGCTCTGACGTTGACCCAGGGGATGTTAGCGAGTTTTTGGAGCATCATACTCACGTATGGTTTAGAATAGAGGGTTCTAATCAACACATAGTCCTTCCTAGGGACTACGACTTGCTGTCGGACTATGATCAGGTGGCATCCATTTTTGCCCCTTTGTGTGTTGCCCCTAAGAGCGAGGCACTTAAAATGATGAGTGATGCGGAGTTTTCTCGGAGTGTTTCTGGCATGGCTCTACGGGTAAAtgtctttctttttatttcatcGTTGGATATGCGTTACTATTTTTGGCTCATTTGTTCTAACTTTACTTCTTGTGCTATACCCTCATCATGGAGGTCGAGCGTGAGCATCGGGAAAGGAGGAGGATGACCATCTATGAAAAGATGTCTTCCAAGTACCAAGAATATCGCACCAAGCATCGTGCGATGGTCGACATCTACTATCAGGATCGCGACTTCCAACTGTTCCTTGAAGGGCTCAAGCAGAGGGAGGATCAACTGGCGCGTAAGGTCAAGGAGTTGAAGGAACGAGATCAGGACCTTATGAAGGCCATTTCCCGTAGCAGTGAGCCTGAGGCAACCCTCAGAGCCAGGGAAGATGAGCTCGAGCTAAATAGGGGAGTAGTGGCCAAAAATGCCGACCTTCAAGAAAAGGTAGCTAGTTTAACTACCGAACTGGATATGAATACGGTTGAGGTCAATGAGCTTAAGGGTGAGTTGAGTGTGGATGTTGATAGATTGGCCCATGCTgagagggagagggtgactgCCATTTCTGAGGTGGCGGTTTCAGAAGACGCCCTCTGTGTTTATAGGTTAGAGCGGACTAAAGAGATGGAGTCATCTGCTCTTAAGACAGGAGAACTTGAGGAGCGTATTTAAGAGTTAGAGGCGGAACTGTCTGCATTGAACAAGCAAGTGGATTCTTTGAAAGCGGAGGACGTACGACGACAGTCGCAGCCTTCTACATCTTATGCTCCAGTTGACCCTGTCGTTCCTTGACATTTATATGAGTTGTGGGTTCATGTCGAGGCTCAGCTTGATGTGTAAAGGTTCTTCATGTTGATGGGATGTACGCGCCAAGGCTCGTGTAGATCGTGAGGCATGCGGGTACGATCATCTCACATCTGACGGAGATGATATTAATTTTGATGATGCGAACACACTTGCCTCTAACTTTTGGTACAAAGATGTGTATGCCACCGAAAATGATGTGTAGTATTTGTTTTGTACTTACTTTTTTCTTCATGATTTTTGTAAGGGCATCTTTGAGCCATTTGTAAAGACAAATATTTGTAACATATTTGTTGTAAATGAAGGTCGTTTTGGTCGTACATCTCTGAGTCATTTCCTTTCTTTGGTTTGTTTGACAATGACTTCTCTCGCAGTTCCGTCACTCCGACGCTTTGTTGAAATACTAAACTTATTGTATTGAGTTTAGTTGAACTCTTTTCATTAGCAACGACCTTAGCTGTAGGGATATTACTTCCGAGTTGGTGCCGGAATAATGCCCCGTCGTGGTTTGAATGAAATTGAACAATTTTTTCTGACGATGGCCTtgaccattgggatgttactttcgagctagtGCTGAAGTAATATCTCGTCATGGTTTGAGTGATATCGAACTCAtctttttgtcgatggccttagccattgggatgttactttcgagatGGCGCCGAAATAAtatcccatcgtggttcgagTGATGTTGAACTCATTTTtttcgatggccttagccattgggatgttacttttgagctagcgccgaagtaatatcccatcgtggttcgagTGATGTCAAACTCGTTTTTTGTTAATGGCCTTAgtcattgggatgttactttcaagCTGGCACCGAAGTAATATCCCGTCATGGTTCGAGTGACGAACTCATTTTTTTTTGTCGATgtccttagccattgggatgttactttcgagctggcgctGAAGTAATATCTCGTCGGGGGGTGGCACTCTATTTTATTTGTTGGCATATCGTGGATGCCATTTTCATTCATACATTGGAGACGCGTGTTGATTTCGTATACATAATGGAGTGATTTTATTCATATGTCGGATATACATGTCGATTTCATACATATAATGGAGATTATAGctagtcccttcattgctcgGTCGGGAGATGTAATCGGTAGACGGGGCAATGAACAATACTTCGAACCTCGAAATGTCCCCCTTGTCGCCTCATTAATAACATCCCCAAGAAAACCCGATTGGTACAAAACCTGGCAAgtgaaaaagagtacgacttgggcGGTGTCTTTTTTCagaagtggaagtacttgaggtgggcgACATTCCAGTTATTTTGTAatagttttccttccattatttctagttggaatgctccTTTACTTGTTATTGTTGTGATTTTGTACGACCCATCCCAATTTGTTCCCAGTTTCCCTTTATTCGGGTCCTTCGCTGCTTGTGTTTTGGCCTTTAGTACGTAGTCCCCGACTCTGAGTGGTCGTACTTTGTCCttcttgttatagtacctttctgcttgttgtttttgggccaCCATTCTTATGTGTGCTATATCCCTTCGTTCTTCGACCTCATCCAGGTCTTGTAACCTGCTTTCGTCGTTGCTTAATCCACTCTCATTGGAGTATCTCAGGATAGGTTCCCTAACCTCAACGGGTATGACTGCATCGGTGCCGTAGACCAGTGAATATGGCGTCTCACTTGTGCTAGTTTTCGGCGTTGTGCGGTAGGCCCATAGCACCTCCAGTAGCAGTTCCGGCCATAGCCTTTTGGCATCTTCAAGCTTTTTCTTTAATatgtttaatattattttattagaGGATTTTGCTTGACTGTTGCCGACAAGATGATATGGCGTAGAGAGTATCTGCTTGATatgccatttttcgaagaactcaGTCATCTTTTTCCCGACAAACTACGGTCCGTTAtcgcaactgatttctttggggatgtcgaagcggcatatgatgtttttccagATGAACGTGATGACTTCTTGTTCACGTATTTGAGCGAATGCACCTGtttccacccatttggaaaaatagtcaattaaaaccaaaaggaagcgtatCTTACCTCGCCCTGGTGTGAGGGGcccgacgatatccatcccccattttataAATGGCCAAGAGAGAGGTGACGGAATGCAAGTGCTCCAAAGTTGCTACCAAAACGTGATGTTGGTCGATTCATCGAGCAATCATAGAGTGAAGACGCAGCCCCCTACACCATTCTAAAGACCTTCAAAATGTCGCCCTACTTGAAGATATATGATGGTACTACCGATCTAGAAGACCACATCATCCACTACGTTACAGCCGTAAAAGGTAACGACTTCTCAAAAGAGCAGGTACCATCAGTGCTATTGAAAAAGTTCGGCGAAACCTTAACAGGCGAGCTTTGACGTGGTACTCTCAACTACCAGCATGCTCGATAGCAACATTCGAGGAAATAGCAGACAAATTC
This genomic stretch from Nicotiana sylvestris chromosome 9, ASM39365v2, whole genome shotgun sequence harbors:
- the LOC138878627 gene encoding uncharacterized protein; translation: MTEFFEKWHIKQILSTPYHLVGNSQAKSSNKIILNILKKKLEDAKRLWPELLLEVLWAYRTTPKTSTSETPYSLVYGTDAVIPVEVREPILRYSNESGLSNDESRLQDLDEVEERRDIAHIRMVAQKQQAERYYNKKDKVRPLRVGDYVLKAKTQAAKDPNKGKLGTNWDGSYKITTITSKGAFQLEIMEGKLLQNNWNVAHLKYFHF